The genomic segment ATGATTACCATTTACTAAATAATGTTGAACGTATACATTGACAAGATATTTggagttgatttttaattattttttattttaaaaaaagatttaacctttttatttaaattaatttattttatatttttaaaattgttttgatgtactaatgttaaaaataaaaaaaatattattttaatatatttctaaaaaaaaatactttaaaaaataatcattactttaattaaaaaaaccagccTGTTTCCCTAACTATAATTCATAGAAATATAAGATAACCATAGCGTGCTTCTGTGTCCATTTCTCAGATTAAACATGTGCTTGCATGTATTCAAAcagaatattaataataaattttatcaccCAACAGCTCAATTTCTTTCCACGAgccctaaaaagaaaaaaaaaatgcaaggtgGTGAACAAAAAATGGTGGCGAGTCTTTTGATTCGGAGCCGGCCAggtttaatctaaaaattacttGGATAATAGcgatgattatattaaattttaaaaataaataagatatatttaaaaattatattttacaaaataagaattatctttatttaatgaaaaacttCAAATACAAAACCAAGATTTCCCGATACCTTATTTATCTgcataacaaataattaaaaaatatttttaaatattttatttataacttattccaaaatcatcattaattaattaactcaaCTCACTCTGATCAATGGTAACGATGCAAAAAGATAtgcgataaaaaaaataaaataaaattcaagggGTGGACCTGGAACAAATTTCCATCCACGGCATTCCAAAAATTCCACGAGAAACGTATAACAAAGGATACTGACATAGGTTTTCTTTAGATGATACAGTCaaaacgaaaaaagaaaaagaaaggccTGGCGGCATGAAGGACTTTCAACTTTCAGCAGTGGAGCAGTTACCCAGAATGTGCGTGGATGATGCAGGACAATAATTGTAACGTGAAACTTACATTGCGATAATTATTCATTGGAATCTTTTCTACTCTAACCATGAGAGGAGCTTATTCAGTTAAACAAAGCTACAACCTTGATACAGTTTACCAGGTATACAGTTTCTATTCATCTTAGATGTTATTTAGATTTGTGATTACACAGCACCCCACatgccaaataatttttttatttgaaaaacaaggaTATTTAGATGAATCTTATAATCTTGAAGGGTATTCTAGCTAGCTCAACTGGTTAAATTCTAAGTTTGCATCCTACAAATTACCAGTTTAAGGTCTATAAATTTCAGGGCCACTGGAgatttacatgatcgttaacttcaggactgTATAATTAATTGAGGTATATACAAGTTGATCCGGATACCTAATTGGATCTCTTGAATTAGTAGTGTACCGGTTGGATGGCTTGGATTTCTCAGCTTAATCAGTGTTGTATCAGTTGGATGGTTGAATTTCTCAGCAAACAACTGGACTCGTTAAATCTCGATAAAATTCACAACTTCTTATGGggtaaattcaaattttattttgagaggGACAGATTAACAACTTGGATAATCCCCTAGCAAAACGAAAGGGGATCAACAAACTTAGATAGACGgtaacccaaaaaaagaaaggaaaggaagggAGACCAACTTAATATGTGTGTGGACGGGCCTTCGTAGCTTCGGCGGATGATTTTGGAGAGCAGCAGTGCATGAATATTTAGGTCATCGCGTGCATGATTATTTTGAAAGCTAACCAATGAAAATCTTGAAACCTTCTATTCTATTGGATAAACTTTGATCAAACAAATCCTTAAGATTGTGCTTGATTAGTGTTCTATCTCTTATCATGTGCACATGTTTGATTAGTGTTCAATCATAGACCAGCGCTGGCTTTACTATAATAAATTAAGCCAGGGCTGGTCTATGATGcggtatatatatttatagttttacGGTAGAATAATACCACCTCTTAAAACGCTGAAAGTCAAATTCCGCGTTCAAAATTGACTTTAATTTCCCAATCCAAAGAAAAAGGATCTGactatttccatttttttttaaaaaaactatagtcTTGATGATCATCAAAATACTGTCGGAAGAAAATATAATCGACtggaagaacaaaacaaaacttctTTTGTTTGCAATTCAAAGGAAATTTAcattttttcaactttaataaattttgaaataaaaagtaatcagTATCATATTCATAAAcaaccatgttttttatttttgctggtTTCTTTTGGTGTAAATGCTCATTATTTTGTGGCTGCAGCTTGTTTATCGTCCCCTCGAAATTAAAACATGTTACCATGGAGAAATTAAGCACTACGTACTCTTTCTTCATGGAAACAATCATAAATGAGAAACTTAAacctttgttttaaataaatggTTTGAATTTATATCATGTTATTCTTAAGCCAAatctattaattatatattcaaaTCAAGACTATCTTAATCCAAAGATTTCATTAAACCCATTCATACTTGGTTGAAACCATGGATGATTTAGAAAAACTCCATTAAACCCAATTATTGTCGATATTGATCAAACTGTTCCCATTAATTAGTGCGCGGCAAAATGCACCGAGTCATCTGTGCCCTGACTCATAAAGATCCCAAGCTCTCATAGCATGGGCCACATGGCTACGGCAACATACTCATATACATCAAGAATTAACGAAATTTGAAAGAGAATTTGAAGTGGCCCATCAGCTAATTTATCCACTCAGCATTCAGTTACCTTGAATATACGTTCCTTTCCTTGAAGTTGAAAGCCACACTCGAAATTCTGGCCATATATATCTCAACGTGAATAACTTGTCGAAATACAAATATCGAATAATGAAGTTTGAAAAGTCCTATTGCTTCTTGTTGCTAAAGCAAATAAGAAGAGACCTTTCATGGCCTCAGAAggacattttctttttcaatcggAAAATCACTCAAATGGCCGGCAGTTCGAATTAGTTTCAGAGTTTTAGAACATTACAGGATTAATGTCGAATTAGTTCATGATTATGTGTTTTCTTGTTGTGTTTTCTCATCATAtcttcaataataaataaataaataagttttctaaaaaaaaaaagtgaatttgaACCTGTGAGTAATTAATAAAGGGTGCCTTACAATAcctttttgatttaatttttccatGAGACAGTCATCCGTTATCCCATCGATCAACGAATTTTCCTATGAGatgataacattatttttataaaaatataataaaaatatgtagcATGGTATTTGTTTTACATCTggttactatttatttttatttttttctttactttactttatttttctcactttttttatgtttttttattttagatagaaTGCATGCCAAGTTTTTCATCGAACGTATGCATTGACTAATACAAAGCCCCTACTCATTCAAACTCGATTTCAACAAATTCATattgatgacttttttttttttaaaaaaaaaatcctcagaAATGATTCCCTGAAATGAAACCTAGTGAGAGGTTAGTTATAAATGCATAACAACTCTAGTTCAGAACGATATACTCACCATTTGCTAGCCAGCTTTTCTAGTCAAATGGCTGCCATGACTGCCATTCAATATGTCATTGCCCTCTTTGTCCTCTGGTTTATCACCGTCTTTCTTCAATACATTTTCAAGAGACCCGGCAAGAAACCTGCCGGTTATTGCCCCCTTCCAAGCCCACCATCACTTCCTTTGATCGGTCACCTCCATTTACTAACCCCAGTAGCATACAAAGGCTTCCATGCTCTCAACAACAAATATGGCCCTCTCCTCTATCTCCGTTTGGCCACGTATCCTGCTGTTCTTGTCTCATCAGCTCCAGTGGCCACTGAGATCTTCAAGGCACAAGATGTCCATTTTGCCTCTAGAATAAAATCCCCCTTTGAGGATAATTTACTATTTGGAAGCTCAACAAGCTTTTTCAATGCCCCATATGGTGATTACTGGAAATTCATGAAGAAGATTTGCATGACAGAATTGTTGGGGAGCAGCCAGATGAAGAAGTTAAAGAATGTTAGGCACGAAGAAGTTGTGAGATTTTTGTCTAAAATGTTGGAGATAGGTcaaaaaaatgatgttgcagATTTGAGTGCTGAGGTATTAACACTAGCAAACAATGCTACTTGCAGGATGATCATGAGTGCTAGGTGTTCGGGGGAAGATAATCAGGCTGATCAGTGTAGAGGGCTGGTGAGTGAATCCTTTGATCTGGCTGCAAAGCTTGCTGTATGTAACTTGTTTGGTCCCTTGAAAAGGATAGGTATTTGGTacttaagaaagaaaattgcTTCTGTGCCCAAAAGGTATGATGAATTGTTTGAGAACATCTTGGTAGAGCATgaggaaaaagcaaagagaggAGGTCCACACATGGAGAATAAAGACTTGATGGATATTCTCTTGGAAGTTTATCATGATAAAAATGCTGAAATGAGGATAACCAGGAAGCAAATGAAGACTTTCTTTCTGGTAATTATTCTTTCATCCATTTCCCTTCTTCATTAATTCATAAATCTTTCTTGTAATTATACATGTTGGGATGAGTTGTCAAGAATAAACTGTCTTAACAAATATcccttttaattcttttctcaGGATCTTTTCACTGGAGGTACGAGTACTACAGCAGATGCCATACTATGGATCTTAGGGGAGCTTGTCAACCATCCTGCAGCATTCAAGAAGCTGAGAGAGGAGATAGATTCAGTTGTCGGGACAGAGAGACTTGCAGATGAAGCAGATATCCCAAATCTGCCTTATTTTCAAGCATGTGTGAAGGAGGCAATGAGACTACATCCACCAGTGCCTTTATTTGATAGAGTATGCCGTGAAGATTGCAAACTTGCAGGACATGACATCCCCAAAGGAATTACAATGATAATGAATGCATACTCTATCATGAGGGATCCAAAGATATGGGATAACCCCAACGACTTCATTCCAGAGAGGTTCTTGACAGAACATGACAGCACCAAGGGGCAAAACCTGCAGATTTACGTCCCTTTTGGCGGGGGAAGGAGAATGTGCCCTGGGACTAACATGTCCTCAAGTTTGATCAATTGCAGTGTTTCAGCTATGGTTCAATGTTTTGATTGGAAGGTGGTTGGAGGAGATGGCCCAGATGGATCAAAAGTTAACATGGACACTAAAGCAGGTGTGACTATGAGCTTGGATAAACCATTCATGTCCACTCCTGTTCTCCACCGCAATTTATTTTCTGCCTGAATCCCTAAAGAAGAATCTCTCCATTTATGCATTTGTTCTTCCTATCTATATACGCTGGCTTATCTAATTCTAGCGATCTACTCTCAAAACAAATCACACTTCTCGGTGGCATGCAATGCATACTTCTGATGTGTTTTTTCCCCCCCTTGTTTTCATAAGTAGTTAGGACAGGAACCAAAACCTGTTCTCTATCCCTTGCTTTATGAGATGTGGTCGTTTTTAGTACATTTAACGTGTCCATACATTTGTTAAATAATGTACTCCACACACGTGTACAGTGTACActtcaattataaaaagaaaataatagtattgGCACGTTGCTCCAGATGATGACTATTTGGCACGTTGATGGATgatttctatcatttttttttggtataattgttttatcttgTAATTTCACCATCTAAGATAACGGATCAAGTCAATAAAATTGCCGAAccttattaaaattatctacattatttttgtgattatgttattaattattccttctcattttttatactaaatatgaaaaaaaaatcatatttaaacaTAACAATTAAATTGATGGTTTGggtgaatttaataatttattttagatggTGAACAAAGTTCATCTAATGTTGAGATTATAAAACTATATCGGTGTGAAATTCATATGAGAAATTTGGACAACCCTACCCCACTAGAGGGATTTTGATGTAATATTTAGAATTCCAAAATTATTCATATGTAATTTCACCTTATAGAATCCAAATATTTAACGATCacttttaattatcatttcttcATTTCCCAATTACATTTCCTTTAAATTTGTGGGAGGTtttctctcatcttttttttattagatcatGAAATACCATTCATCTTAAagatttgttttgttatatatatatatatatatatatatatatatatatattatgatttttttccaaataagtTGAATTTATTCATTTTACATTGCATTACCgaagatttttaaaatactgaCGAGATATTCCATCAATACAAACACACTAATTCTATCGTTGTAAAAATCACCGAtgaatttattgataaaaacatgttagaaaATATCTCGTTGTTGATATTATATCTATCGGTAATCTcatcaatgatttttatattgatgGATATAACGATAAATTATTATCGTTGGTCCTTAAAAAAGAGCTGACCAATATCTGTTGTCAAATTCGTTGGTGAATATTATCAATAGAATTTTGACGGATAGTTCTGTCGGCAATATGTCTGTCTCACTGATGATTTCATTAATAGAACATCAATGACATGTTTTGTTGGTGATTCTGTCAAGGTGGATCACCTAGAGAGGGAAATAATACCCCATCTTGTACATGCATAGAGGAACATTGATTTCAAAAAGACCCTGAGAGGTTTCCAGGGAGGGGCATCTAGGCAATGTGCTTGCTGAGTTGTTGGCAAGCTATGATTTCCACGTGTGCAGTTTATATATTGTTGGGGATGTCATCCTTGGGGATCTAAGGCAACCTTCCTCTCTCCCGAGGGTCTTTGGTGGGGACATGGGATGGACTCCTATGGGATCTCGTCTCTTGAGCACCCCTAAAAGGAGAAGTGGATGGGCCACTACGCGAGGATCTTCTCTCCTCTCTACTAGAGAACAACACCAATATGGCATCCTCCCAAACCTTAGGGCCTAATCTAAGGGACCCATAtcccttgtttcttttttcatgttctAATTGAAACTTGAACTCCTCATCAAGAATTGAAGTACTTCTCTTTCTTGAACTAGACCTGATGTTTTTGGGCTCTATTGATTcttattgaaaaagaaagatcatttaaaaactttttatgtCATCACATATCTTGAGAAGGATACTCAATTGCTACATTGAGTGCTGGCCATCATTTCATTCCCCAAGAAAAACCTTTTACCCGTGGAAAGAAGCCACCTGAACTTGAGGATCCCAACGGTGTTAAGAGGGATGTATAAAACTTTATGGGAAAGATAAAAAAGGGTCTTACCTGCTATGGGTATaggttttttcaaaatgttcACATATAATACCCAAAGATTTGGCGGGCTACTAATGGATCGATATTTATTGCTTTTTGTTTGTTGGTTAAAATTGCTCTCCAAATGACTAACCATGAGAAGGTTAAGACTCATCATCCTTGGGCTAAGCCAAGTGCTGAGCCCAGACACATGTGGGTATGACAAGTTGCTAGACCCATCTTTTCTACACTCAACCAAGCGCTGAACCTAGACGCCTGTGGGTTTGACGAGTTGCTAGACCAATTGTTCTTGAGCTTAACCAAGGATTGGGCCCATACGCATGTAGGTTTGGCGAGTTTCCAGACCTATCGTTGTTGAGCGTAGCCAAGTGTTGAGCCTAGACACCCCTTAATAAATCAGAGATATCTTATTCTGATAGGATCGTAAATCATAAATATTGTATCATGATTGGACCACAAATCAGACATATTTTATCTTAATAGGACATGTCAACCTTTCCCTTACAAGGAAGAGAAGCACCCGAAGGATTATAAAAGGAGAAAGCAAAGATGATCACaccaattttagttttttctctttggttacaaaaattgatctatgttaaaagctttttttctcaaaatataaCCGATCTCTCTTTGAATCaattctaatttaattattggaAAGTCTTCAAATAGatatataaaagagaatttTTTACAGGTAACGATGATGATCTATCTATATTTTCACCATAGAAGGGTGAATTAGATTGCCATAGGATATTAATGACTTTAGACTAGGCCCAAGCTTGACCTTCAAGCCCACGGGATAAAATAAGAcctcattatttttctttgcatatttttctggaatttttttgttgtgttcttGCTATATTCAGTAGTTTTGCTTGCATTATGATTGGAGATGATGATTCTTAGTCACggtctttatattttgtttgtttgctagCTAGCTGGTTTGTTAGTTCAGTGCTGCCATGGTTaagttcttggtttttttttattgggcttTATGCGTTGCGTTGCCTTCTTCAACTCACAAGGCATGTAGAAGAATTGTTTCTAAGTTCCCTTTGCATTTTATCTGAATCTTTCTATGCTGTATTTTAACTAGTTTTAGTAATTTTCCCTGGAATTACAGTTGACCATGGATGATTCTCCATCATGGTTgcttatattttgtttgtttgctggcTTGTGGATTGGTTTCAGGGCTACCATGCTTTGGttcttgccttttgtttttagaCTTTTTGGGTTGTGCTGCCTCCTTCAGCTTTTATCACATGAACATagatgaaattaagagtttCCTTGGCATTTTCTATGCtctattttaacatttttcgTTAATTTCATTTGCATTCCAATTGGAGAAGGATGATTTTTTGCCATGCTTGCTTATATGCCGTTTGTTTTCTGGGAGGTAGGTTTGTCAAGTGCTGTCATGccagtttctttatttttattttcagggaGGGTTTTATATTGGCTGATTGCCCTGTCCATGCGAAATAAATTTACATGTAGTTGGGTGaaatatttgagattatttGAGTTGCGTTGCAAGTTTGAAGCAGATACCTCATCCTctactatttttgtatataatgatttttttgataaCCAGAATGTTCGAATCAGTTTGTACTAAACATACCAAACACATGTCCACTGTATGAGAATGTTTCTTCAGACTCCGAGCAAAAAGCTTTACTCCCTCGAATACTCATTTATTAACCAGCATCGCACGCACATTTACAAAATAATTCCCTCGCGTATGTTAGATATTATGATTCCTTCAACAGGTTCAATCACCGCCGAAGATGGCAAGAATGTTCATGCAAATAACAGGTGGAGGAGGGCATCTGTAATTTACAcatcaaacaaattaaaaaaaaagaaagggattggCTTGGAGTACcagaaacaaataacaagtGGAGggcatttgtaattttataatctaGGCATGTTTTAAAGGTGGGCTGGTGCCTTGCCAGGCGTGGAGGCGTCTGTCTTTGAGTCCACAGGTTACGTAAACACTAGGGGTTGGTTTTCTTAGCTCGGAAAATACATTTAGAGGTCGTAGTTTTcagtattttatatttctttgttttgtacctctttttcttcaattatccTACCTTCTATCATTTACATCACTAGATTTAATGACTTTTATTGTGTTTCTCCAGTTTATCTGATATACTTAGACGCTCtacaattttattcaaataaaaaacaagaagagaggaaaaaaaaaaaacccttcaaaaaGTGGTGTCTTATTATTTCAATCAGCCTCTGGGAGATCTATTTTCCATGATAAAATAAGGAAAGTACATTATTCACATCTAGTTTGCTACTCGTTAAGGCTTTAATTTCGtgatttatcaaaaaattatcattatttggtgtaaatgattaaaaaaatcatataataatatagaaatttaattttttatgtccaTAGAATACTGAAAACTTTTTCCAACTCATTTCCATAGATGATCAagcattggaaaaaaaaattcatttgtcaaaattattttcataatttataattaataagagATATCCCATGAGTCAAAAGTTTAGTCTCCagcatattatccttaatttttattaattaattttcaaatattttaattttattaattttgccaATGTTAGACGGTCTCACTCTCCCCTTCATTCATTTATAATTACTACTAGATTGGTCAAAAAATTTCTGgcacacaaaaaaatacttaaataaagataatattttttaagaagcaagaaaaatctGATATTTAAGTTATTAACTCGACTAAATCCAATAAAACCTGATGGtttaataatcttatttaaaatattagcaATAACAGCAAACAAactgttaatttatttttgaaataattaattaaaataaacgaGTCACTGATATCATACTAACTATCATTAAAAACTCACTATCATTTCAcccatcacaaaaaaaaaaaaaaacttgctgaGATGATACAAACCCGATTATAAAAATGTGGacgatgaaaatataaaaatcggATGAATTGCTAGAGGAATGTTATAGAAAAGCAAACTacctaacaaaacaaaatgccaCGGTGTTTAAGCGAAGAACAATTAGCAGACCTCctatgcaaataaataaataaataaataaataaaacagacaTCCTATGCCCCACTTGGAAAGAGGAAGCGCTGCTTTTTTGTCGAAATATTTGTGTGgttaggatttaaaaaaaaataaattaaaaagtatatattaaatatatatatgtatatatatttttaaaatttattttcaacaacaacgtattaaaataattaaaaatatataaataaaattttaaaacaagttACAACTGCAACCCAAATAGCCACCAAATAGGCAGCTTTCACTTGCATTATAAAGGAATGGAAACAAATACCAGGCTCCTCCTCGTGCACGTGGTTAAcgtttttattgatatataaatGGCAAATCTgccttaattattcttttttttttccttttttttttataataaagaaGCTCTCCTCTTGAGGACCCTTTGGATTGTACGTGTCATAAATATGTCCGATCCacttaatacacacacacacacgctcaAAGTGTTTATAATAAAGGGTTTTCAGTAGTGTAATAATTGTGTTAATGGCGTGTGTTGAGCTTTtattttctgctcttttttacGAGTTGTGTATTTCTATAAATTCTTTCTTGGATTCTGTCTTTCAAGaatcacttctctaacatttcatcTATTTTGTTGGTTAAGAGACATTTGatgattattttcttgtttagtGAATAAAAATGGATTAATGACATGTTTTAGTACTCCTATACTCTTAGTTTTTATAATCCTTACCTATGTacactttttttatatctagATTATTCTATATATACtattgggttttttcttttcttttcattcaatTATGTTAAATCATGTAATATGTGTCAAATATATGCATTGGTTGATAAGATCATtactttaaaacaaatttatatatatatatatatatatatatatatatatatatatatatatatggacaaaaatgaataaaaaacctaaacctatgaaatttattataaaattaaaacagagAGAACTTGGTTACAAACATATTcctttttcaaatatttaatattattttaataaataccaataaaaaatattagcatcTAAGTAGAAATTTGTTGTCATAGTGAGAAATTTGGTTTTTGATGGTTAATTAAGTGTTTGAGAGATGAAGtcctaaaaaattcaagtaactTAGGAGCAAGATTTATCTTAGATAATCAGTtaaccttttgattttgataacCTTGTCCATTCTTTCTAGCTAAAGAATGGATATTGagaatcttttcttttaaagatttaatca from the Populus nigra chromosome 1, ddPopNigr1.1, whole genome shotgun sequence genome contains:
- the LOC133699191 gene encoding cytochrome P450 705A5-like, whose translation is MAAMTAIQYVIALFVLWFITVFLQYIFKRPGKKPAGYCPLPSPPSLPLIGHLHLLTPVAYKGFHALNNKYGPLLYLRLATYPAVLVSSAPVATEIFKAQDVHFASRIKSPFEDNLLFGSSTSFFNAPYGDYWKFMKKICMTELLGSSQMKKLKNVRHEEVVRFLSKMLEIGQKNDVADLSAEVLTLANNATCRMIMSARCSGEDNQADQCRGLVSESFDLAAKLAVCNLFGPLKRIGIWYLRKKIASVPKRYDELFENILVEHEEKAKRGGPHMENKDLMDILLEVYHDKNAEMRITRKQMKTFFLDLFTGGTSTTADAILWILGELVNHPAAFKKLREEIDSVVGTERLADEADIPNLPYFQACVKEAMRLHPPVPLFDRVCREDCKLAGHDIPKGITMIMNAYSIMRDPKIWDNPNDFIPERFLTEHDSTKGQNLQIYVPFGGGRRMCPGTNMSSSLINCSVSAMVQCFDWKVVGGDGPDGSKVNMDTKAGVTMSLDKPFMSTPVLHRNLFSA